One Alcaligenes ammonioxydans DNA segment encodes these proteins:
- a CDS encoding class I SAM-dependent methyltransferase — translation MNDRGQASAWLQAWAHLIPNPGTVLDVACGRGRNARWLAQRGNTVIGVDRDPEAVAATSPYGEIVQADIENAPWPFAGRKFNALVVTRYLWRPLVPTLLESLEPGGVLVYETFAVGNERYNGPRNPDFLLQPGELLRWCVDLDVVAYEHGFQAEPDHIVQRIVAVRPRDGGSFSDYRLNP, via the coding sequence ATGAACGACAGGGGACAGGCCAGCGCCTGGTTACAGGCTTGGGCCCACTTGATTCCCAATCCGGGCACCGTCCTGGATGTAGCCTGTGGCCGGGGGCGCAATGCGCGCTGGCTGGCCCAGCGCGGCAATACCGTCATTGGTGTGGATCGGGACCCGGAGGCGGTAGCGGCTACCTCGCCCTACGGTGAAATTGTCCAGGCTGATATTGAAAATGCTCCCTGGCCGTTTGCGGGGCGCAAGTTCAACGCGCTGGTGGTGACCCGGTATCTGTGGCGTCCCTTGGTGCCGACATTGCTGGAGAGCCTGGAGCCGGGCGGGGTTCTGGTCTACGAAACCTTTGCGGTGGGGAACGAGCGCTACAACGGGCCACGTAATCCGGACTTCCTGCTGCAGCCTGGGGAGTTGCTGCGTTGGTGTGTCGACCTGGATGTCGTGGCTTATGAGCATGGTTTTCAGGCTGAGCCGGACCATATCGTTCAACGTATTGTGGCTGTGCGGCCGCGGGACGGGGGCTCGTTCAGTGACTACCGGCTCAATCCGTAA
- a CDS encoding phage holin family protein — protein sequence MTLLLVWILNAVALLVVAYILPGITVASFGSALIAALVLGLLNTLVKPLLIVLTLPITIVTLGLFLLVLNALVFWFAGSILKGFQVEGFWWAVIGAIVYSLVSGLLSGLLIK from the coding sequence ATGACTTTGCTACTTGTCTGGATCCTGAATGCTGTTGCTTTGCTGGTTGTTGCCTACATCCTGCCCGGTATTACCGTGGCCTCGTTTGGCTCAGCCCTGATTGCGGCGCTGGTATTGGGCTTGCTCAATACGTTGGTCAAACCTTTGCTGATTGTGCTGACCTTACCCATTACCATTGTGACCTTGGGTTTGTTCCTTCTGGTACTGAATGCCTTGGTGTTCTGGTTTGCCGGTTCCATTCTCAAAGGGTTTCAGGTTGAAGGATTCTGGTGGGCGGTGATTGGGGCGATCGTCTACAGCCTGGTTTCCGGGCTGCTGTCGGGATTGTTAATTAAATGA
- a CDS encoding 5-formyltetrahydrofolate cyclo-ligase codes for MIQNVEHNAAALRTRLKDLRAGQPSIDTNRGALLIRGRLFTWLATNRTRLREQGRAEPTTIAAFWPMADEPDLRPLLVQWVEEEGLNVCLPVVKEADAPLSFVQWTPETKMEKGRYGIEIPSSSQTLQPDIVLVPTLGYTRQGDRLGYGKGYYDRTLAALKAQNHAFTSIGIAWAVGDLSGLPYQPAPHDQRLDSVLTDKGWAVPAPQL; via the coding sequence ATGATTCAGAACGTAGAGCATAACGCAGCCGCGCTGCGCACGCGACTAAAAGACCTGCGAGCCGGGCAGCCCTCCATTGACACCAACCGGGGTGCCCTGCTGATCCGGGGCCGCCTGTTCACCTGGCTGGCCACCAACCGCACTCGCCTGCGTGAACAAGGCCGTGCCGAACCCACCACCATTGCAGCTTTCTGGCCAATGGCCGACGAACCGGACCTGCGCCCTTTGCTGGTTCAATGGGTGGAAGAAGAAGGCCTCAATGTCTGTCTTCCTGTCGTCAAAGAAGCGGACGCTCCCCTGAGCTTTGTTCAGTGGACACCCGAGACGAAAATGGAAAAAGGGCGCTACGGCATAGAAATCCCGAGCTCCTCCCAAACCCTGCAACCGGACATTGTCCTGGTCCCTACTTTGGGCTACACCCGCCAAGGCGACCGCCTAGGGTATGGAAAAGGGTACTACGACCGGACCCTGGCGGCGCTAAAAGCGCAAAACCATGCCTTTACCAGCATTGGTATTGCCTGGGCAGTGGGCGACCTGTCGGGCCTGCCTTATCAGCCCGCCCCCCACGACCAACGGCTGGACAGTGTGCTGACCGACAAAGGCTGGGCCGTACCTGCACCGCAGCTATAA
- the metF gene encoding methylenetetrahydrofolate reductase [NAD(P)H], whose amino-acid sequence MSKKQTLSLEFFPPRDSAAQEKLVRTAKTLMGLNPAYVSMTFGAGGSTRAGTVDAVALLQNLGLDVAPHLSCIGTAPAQLGEMLDTYRDQGIRRIVALRGDLPSGMGGDTGELRYASDLVSFIREHYGEHFHIEVAAYPEMHPQATSLEEDLGHFVNKVKAGAHGAITQYFFNPDAYFSFVERAQAQGVTIPITPGIMPITNSSQLLRFSTMCGAEVPRWIRLRLADFGDDRASIRAFGIDVVTRLCQDLLDGGAPGIHMYTLNGADASMAILPNLTWR is encoded by the coding sequence ATGAGCAAGAAGCAAACCTTGAGCCTGGAGTTTTTCCCGCCGCGCGATAGCGCGGCGCAGGAAAAACTGGTGCGCACTGCCAAGACCCTGATGGGCTTGAATCCGGCCTATGTCAGCATGACGTTTGGAGCCGGTGGCTCCACACGTGCTGGTACGGTCGATGCGGTGGCATTGCTGCAAAACCTGGGCTTGGATGTGGCACCGCACCTGTCGTGCATCGGTACGGCTCCGGCCCAGTTGGGCGAGATGCTCGATACCTACCGCGATCAGGGCATACGCCGTATTGTTGCCTTGCGCGGCGACTTGCCCTCGGGCATGGGCGGTGACACGGGTGAGCTGCGCTATGCCAGTGATCTTGTGTCCTTCATTCGAGAGCACTATGGCGAACACTTTCACATCGAAGTGGCTGCCTACCCTGAAATGCATCCGCAGGCCACCAGCCTTGAGGAAGACCTGGGTCACTTTGTGAACAAGGTCAAGGCCGGGGCGCATGGCGCGATCACCCAGTACTTCTTCAACCCGGATGCCTACTTCAGTTTTGTGGAGCGGGCCCAGGCTCAAGGTGTCACCATTCCGATCACGCCGGGCATCATGCCCATTACCAACTCGTCTCAGTTGCTGCGTTTTTCGACCATGTGCGGTGCGGAAGTGCCACGCTGGATTCGTTTGCGACTGGCCGATTTTGGTGATGATCGGGCATCGATTCGCGCTTTCGGGATCGATGTGGTGACGCGCTTGTGTCAGGATCTGCTCGATGGCGGGGCGCCGGGTATACACATGTACACCCTGAACGGGGCCGATGCCAGCATGGCTATCTTGCCGAATCTGACTTGGCGTTAA
- a CDS encoding class I SAM-dependent methyltransferase, whose amino-acid sequence MNVLSAPALPHGLPPLSDELKKHLAQVNHYLLERIEDEGGFLPFDQWMHHALYAPHLGYYTGGSTKFGSNQPTGDFTTAPELSPLFAQTLSHQVKEVLAGSQSLSILEFGAGSGALAYALITELRQQGIEPQYFILEVSPDLRARQQERLACLQAQVQWLDSTPDSFKGCVIANEVLDAMPVSLFTFDVEGKVLEVGVIAADDSTAQGLPAPFYLATRPAPEHLALLVAERVQAQPFYLSEINLQAEAWVRSMGTWLKHGAAILIDYGFPQREYYHPQRDKGTLMCHFRHFAHAEPLVLAGLQDITAHVDFTAMADAALEAGLDVLGYTSQARFLMNCGITHYLASPPDDPSPAAQQQWAQTMSAANKLLSEAEMGELFKVLIIGRDIPAPVLGTMSGDRRERL is encoded by the coding sequence ATGAATGTACTGTCCGCCCCCGCCCTGCCACACGGCCTGCCCCCACTGTCGGACGAGCTGAAAAAGCACCTTGCACAGGTCAACCACTACCTGCTGGAGCGCATTGAAGATGAAGGCGGCTTTTTGCCCTTCGATCAATGGATGCACCATGCGCTGTATGCACCGCATCTGGGGTATTACACCGGCGGCAGCACCAAATTCGGCAGCAATCAGCCAACAGGAGACTTCACCACTGCGCCGGAGCTCTCGCCCCTGTTTGCACAAACCCTGAGCCATCAGGTCAAAGAAGTCCTGGCAGGCAGCCAGTCCCTGTCCATTCTGGAGTTTGGCGCGGGCAGCGGCGCCCTGGCTTACGCGCTGATTACCGAACTGCGCCAGCAAGGCATCGAACCGCAGTATTTCATTCTGGAAGTATCCCCTGATTTGCGCGCCCGCCAGCAAGAACGTCTGGCTTGCCTGCAGGCTCAAGTCCAATGGCTGGACAGCACGCCTGATAGCTTCAAGGGCTGCGTGATTGCCAATGAAGTTCTGGACGCCATGCCCGTCAGCCTGTTCACCTTTGACGTAGAGGGCAAGGTGCTGGAAGTGGGCGTCATTGCCGCAGACGACAGCACCGCCCAGGGCCTGCCCGCGCCCTTCTATCTGGCAACCCGGCCCGCTCCTGAACATCTGGCGTTGCTGGTCGCCGAACGTGTTCAGGCGCAGCCTTTTTACCTGTCCGAGATCAATCTGCAGGCTGAAGCCTGGGTGCGTAGCATGGGCACCTGGTTAAAGCACGGCGCTGCCATTCTGATCGACTACGGGTTTCCACAGCGCGAGTACTACCACCCACAACGCGATAAAGGCACCTTGATGTGCCATTTCCGTCATTTTGCCCATGCCGAACCTCTGGTGCTGGCGGGTCTGCAAGACATTACCGCCCACGTGGACTTCACAGCCATGGCTGACGCCGCTCTGGAGGCAGGGCTGGATGTGCTGGGCTATACCAGCCAGGCCCGGTTCCTGATGAACTGCGGTATTACGCACTACCTGGCCTCCCCTCCCGACGATCCCTCCCCTGCCGCCCAGCAGCAATGGGCGCAGACCATGAGTGCTGCCAACAAGCTGCTGTCTGAGGCGGAAATGGGCGAGTTGTTCAAAGTGCTGATTATCGGGCGTGATATTCCGGCCCCGGTACTAGGAACAATGAGCGGAGATCGACGCGAGCGCCTGTAA
- the ppc gene encoding phosphoenolpyruvate carboxylase — MPQAVPDLSNLLRQDIRFLGKTLGEVIRDSEGKATFTLIEALRRAAVSFRREHDPQQARILEKDIPKLNDAQARSVARAFAYFLHLSNIAEDRDQNRRREEQDPEKLLGSLQHAIQTLMDQGLSAKKIRRYLQEACVMPVLTAHPTEVQRQSTLAVHMAIADELNGLDHKASAAQSARTQEKLTGLVSLLWQTRMLRDHKLTVLDEIDNALAYYGSTFLPTIPQLYHDLDRLLEPGKKSLLDQKTRALPAFLRMGSWIGGDRDGNPNVGPETVEQAVLRQSTRALQHYLEQIRLLGTEISVSDALNRVSKDLAALSASSQDRSPHRVDEPYRRSFIHLYARMAATAQTLLGRDLADRPTYAAPPYASPQEFKADLQIIADSLAENKGGAIAGLRLNELIQAVEVFGFHLATLDLRQSSDVHERVLDELFRVAGTLYKDEPVNYRQLSEEDRVHLLRSELRHHRPLVSPWYRYSEETEKELSILRKAAECRRRFGARALEQTIVSHTETLSDLLEVLVLQQETGLIVPNSDEPEHQGLMVVPLFETIPDLERGPQIMQEWLDMPEIRQRVRHAQDSVQEVMLGYSDSNKDGGYLTSNWTLYRAEREFAQVFSRRKIRLRLFHGRGGSVGRGGGSSFDAILAQPPGTVNGQIRLTEQGEMIQGRYKDADVGRWHLELFVAATLEASLGARKGAPNDDEHLAAYGEIMAWMSEQAHQSYRELVYGTPNFDQYFFQSTPIKEIAGLNIGSRPSSRKATQSIEDLRAIPWSFSWAQCRLPIPGWYGMGTALHRYLESGLPDDGLNRAKRLAQLQAMARDWAFFRTLLSNMEQVLAKTDLDIGLKYAGLVEDPELRETIFTQIRDEFELTHRLFREITGHELLAHDQALRDALTERFAYIDPLNHLQVELLRRHRRQGQKASQPTRSGVNKQHVIHLTINGIAAGLRNSG, encoded by the coding sequence ATGCCGCAGGCCGTGCCTGACCTTTCCAACCTGCTCAGACAGGACATCCGCTTTCTGGGCAAGACCCTGGGAGAGGTGATTCGTGACAGCGAAGGAAAGGCGACCTTCACGCTGATTGAAGCCTTGCGCAGGGCTGCCGTCAGTTTCAGACGTGAACACGATCCGCAGCAAGCACGGATTCTGGAAAAAGACATTCCCAAGCTGAACGATGCCCAGGCCCGCTCGGTGGCCCGTGCCTTTGCCTACTTTCTGCACTTGTCCAACATTGCCGAGGACCGCGACCAGAATCGTCGCCGCGAAGAGCAGGACCCGGAAAAATTGCTGGGCAGCCTGCAGCACGCCATCCAGACCCTGATGGATCAGGGCCTGAGCGCCAAGAAAATTCGCCGTTATCTGCAAGAGGCATGTGTGATGCCGGTGCTGACGGCTCACCCAACCGAAGTTCAGCGCCAAAGTACCCTGGCCGTGCATATGGCGATTGCCGATGAGCTAAACGGCCTGGACCACAAGGCCAGCGCCGCGCAATCGGCCCGCACCCAGGAGAAGCTGACCGGTCTGGTGTCGCTGCTGTGGCAAACCCGCATGCTGCGCGATCACAAGCTGACCGTACTGGACGAGATCGACAATGCGCTGGCCTATTACGGCTCCACCTTTTTGCCTACGATCCCCCAGCTCTACCACGATCTGGACCGCCTGCTGGAACCGGGCAAGAAAAGCCTGCTGGATCAGAAAACCCGCGCCCTGCCCGCTTTTTTGCGCATGGGCAGCTGGATTGGTGGCGACCGTGACGGTAATCCCAATGTAGGCCCGGAGACTGTTGAACAGGCGGTACTGCGTCAGTCCACCCGCGCCCTTCAGCATTATCTGGAACAGATTCGTCTGCTCGGTACGGAAATCTCGGTGTCCGACGCGTTAAATCGGGTCAGCAAAGACCTGGCGGCCTTGTCGGCCAGCAGCCAGGACCGCTCGCCACACCGGGTGGACGAGCCCTATCGTCGCAGCTTCATCCATCTGTACGCCCGTATGGCTGCCACGGCGCAAACCTTGCTAGGTCGCGATCTGGCCGATCGCCCCACTTACGCCGCCCCGCCCTACGCCAGTCCCCAGGAGTTCAAGGCCGACTTGCAGATCATCGCGGACTCGCTGGCAGAAAACAAAGGCGGCGCCATTGCCGGCCTGCGTTTGAACGAATTGATTCAAGCCGTGGAAGTGTTTGGCTTTCATCTGGCCACCCTGGATTTGCGCCAAAGCTCCGATGTCCACGAACGCGTGCTGGACGAGCTGTTTCGCGTGGCCGGCACACTGTACAAGGACGAACCGGTCAACTACCGCCAGTTGTCCGAAGAGGACCGTGTCCACTTGCTGCGCTCCGAGCTGCGCCATCACCGCCCCCTGGTCTCGCCCTGGTATCGCTACTCGGAAGAAACCGAAAAAGAACTGTCCATCCTGCGCAAAGCGGCCGAATGTCGTCGCCGCTTTGGCGCCCGGGCTCTGGAGCAGACGATTGTGTCGCACACTGAAACGCTGAGCGACTTGCTGGAAGTGCTGGTATTGCAGCAGGAGACCGGGCTGATCGTGCCCAACTCCGATGAGCCTGAACACCAGGGTTTGATGGTCGTTCCCCTGTTCGAGACCATCCCCGACTTGGAACGGGGCCCGCAAATCATGCAGGAATGGCTGGACATGCCAGAAATACGCCAGCGTGTACGCCATGCCCAGGATAGTGTGCAGGAAGTGATGCTGGGCTACTCGGACAGCAACAAGGACGGCGGTTACCTGACCTCCAACTGGACCTTGTACCGTGCCGAACGTGAATTTGCCCAGGTGTTCTCGCGCCGCAAAATCCGTCTGCGACTGTTCCACGGCCGTGGCGGCTCGGTAGGCCGAGGCGGCGGTTCCAGCTTCGACGCCATTCTGGCCCAACCTCCGGGCACCGTGAACGGCCAGATCCGTCTGACCGAGCAAGGCGAGATGATTCAGGGACGGTACAAAGATGCAGACGTGGGGCGCTGGCATCTGGAGCTCTTTGTCGCTGCGACGCTGGAAGCCAGTCTGGGCGCACGCAAAGGGGCACCGAATGATGACGAACATCTGGCCGCCTACGGCGAAATCATGGCCTGGATGTCCGAGCAGGCACATCAAAGCTATCGCGAGCTCGTCTACGGCACGCCCAATTTTGATCAGTACTTCTTCCAGTCCACGCCCATCAAGGAAATTGCCGGCCTGAACATTGGTTCGCGTCCCTCGTCTCGCAAGGCCACGCAAAGCATTGAAGACCTGCGCGCCATTCCCTGGAGTTTTTCCTGGGCACAATGCCGCCTGCCCATTCCAGGCTGGTACGGCATGGGCACCGCCTTGCATCGCTACCTGGAATCAGGGTTGCCCGATGATGGCTTGAACCGTGCCAAGCGCCTGGCCCAGCTGCAAGCCATGGCACGGGACTGGGCATTTTTCCGTACCCTGCTCTCCAATATGGAACAGGTGCTGGCAAAAACAGACCTGGACATCGGCCTGAAGTACGCCGGGCTGGTGGAAGACCCGGAGCTGCGCGAGACCATCTTCACGCAAATCCGCGACGAGTTCGAGCTCACCCACCGACTGTTCCGTGAAATTACCGGTCATGAGCTGCTGGCGCACGATCAGGCATTGCGAGATGCCCTGACCGAACGCTTTGCCTATATTGACCCGCTGAATCACTTGCAGGTGGAACTGCTGCGCCGCCATCGCCGCCAAGGGCAAAAAGCCAGTCAGCCAACGCGCAGTGGTGTCAATAAGCAACACGTCATCCACCTGACGATTAACGGCATTGCCGCAGGGCTGCGTAACTCGGGCTAA
- a CDS encoding sulfite exporter TauE/SafE family protein, with protein MVLAIILGMLTGLSLGLTGAGGGILAVPALVLGMGYSMTAATPVALLAVGAAALLGALDGLCKHIVRYRAAVFMAVTGALVTSLGVRISHALPEKVLVTLFVLIMLWIATKMLRRPTVTEHAHTPCCVNPTTGRLHWTPLGTFTLAAIGAVAGLFSGMLGVGGGFLIVPALKRFSDLSMHSIVATSLMLIALISLSASGMSLAQGAVIPLSGWVFVAAAMGGMMIGRQLVPRIPPVRLQQGFSILTALVALSMLARTYLF; from the coding sequence ATGGTACTTGCAATCATTCTGGGAATGCTCACTGGTCTGTCGCTGGGCCTGACAGGCGCAGGCGGGGGAATTCTGGCCGTGCCCGCCCTGGTGCTGGGCATGGGCTACAGCATGACGGCGGCCACTCCCGTCGCCTTGCTGGCCGTGGGCGCGGCCGCTTTGCTGGGTGCGCTGGACGGCCTGTGCAAACATATCGTGCGCTATCGTGCAGCCGTCTTCATGGCCGTGACGGGCGCGCTGGTGACGTCACTGGGCGTGCGCATCAGCCACGCTTTACCGGAAAAGGTACTGGTAACCCTGTTTGTGCTCATCATGCTGTGGATTGCCACCAAGATGCTGCGGCGGCCCACCGTAACGGAACATGCCCACACACCCTGCTGCGTGAACCCCACAACAGGGCGCCTGCATTGGACACCCCTTGGCACGTTCACCTTGGCTGCCATTGGCGCAGTGGCCGGTTTGTTCTCGGGCATGCTGGGGGTAGGCGGCGGTTTCCTGATCGTCCCCGCCTTGAAACGCTTTAGCGATCTGTCCATGCACAGCATTGTCGCTACCTCGCTGATGCTGATCGCCCTTATCTCCTTGAGCGCCTCTGGCATGAGCCTGGCTCAGGGGGCCGTCATTCCTCTTAGCGGATGGGTGTTTGTAGCGGCCGCCATGGGTGGGATGATGATAGGTCGACAACTGGTTCCCCGTATTCCTCCTGTGCGTCTACAGCAAGGCTTTAGCATTCTGACTGCCCTGGTCGCCCTGTCCATGCTGGCCCGCACCTATCTGTTTTAG
- a CDS encoding lytic transglycosylase domain-containing protein: protein MGDFLKAVTMGINQLKYQKTPAWGMAGALPRPSLSALVVFALGLVGCAGSPSPQAQTHSPEATITNQAVLVQPAKEAVRRWDRVPPVPPVARQALIDARQAMQAKRWSALDALAPVAADDPVLGSYAQYWRLRRLLQDSTTPVPDEQVRLFLAGNQDEYLENRLKSDWIVAAARAGNYALVRELAPVHAPSSAVKCAVATARNVAGESVDVDDLLASFAPSQACWSALDQLYARKVISKNQVRDLMRDALENNRTAQARRLAAIIFTAPQMKDYTALMASPQKWLDRNVNNSSVNPELVSLALSRLARGQRDSAAAYIDRTWAGKIPQENLNWVWGQFGLVSALRVEDDAAKWYRRSGRTPMTDYNNAWQVRAELRQATIDWKQVAAAIDKMNDAQKAEPVWVYWSGRAHAALGHKDKARALFQSIVGDLGFYGQLATEELGLTPSLPAQPQPLTPLDMQDARTNAGLLRAVELFKLGWRPEAVPEWNFALRGMNDRQLRAAAEFAREQHIYDRVVNTSLLTKNEIDFSQRFIAPFEGRVTEQAKSINLDPAWVYGLIRQESRFITDARSGVGASGLMQLMPATAKWVANKIDMHDFSPARVNEFEVNTVLGTNYLNMVLGQLGGSQVLASAGYNAGPGRPIQWRSRLNGSVEGAIFAETIPFTETRLYVKNVLSNANYYAMMFSGRPHSLKDRLGVIAPGGTTTASLP, encoded by the coding sequence ATGGGTGATTTTCTAAAGGCCGTCACTATGGGTATCAACCAGCTAAAGTACCAGAAAACACCAGCTTGGGGCATGGCCGGCGCGCTTCCACGTCCGTCCTTGAGCGCCCTGGTGGTGTTCGCACTGGGTTTGGTCGGCTGTGCGGGTTCGCCCTCGCCGCAGGCCCAGACCCATTCCCCCGAAGCGACAATCACGAATCAAGCCGTACTTGTGCAGCCTGCCAAAGAGGCGGTACGGCGCTGGGATCGCGTCCCGCCTGTTCCGCCGGTGGCACGCCAGGCGCTGATCGACGCGCGGCAAGCCATGCAGGCCAAGCGCTGGAGTGCGCTTGACGCCCTGGCCCCCGTGGCAGCAGACGATCCCGTCCTGGGTTCCTATGCCCAATACTGGCGGCTGCGTCGCCTGTTACAGGACTCGACCACGCCGGTGCCAGACGAGCAAGTCCGTTTGTTTTTGGCCGGCAATCAAGACGAATACCTGGAAAATCGCCTGAAGTCTGATTGGATCGTGGCGGCAGCACGGGCAGGTAACTATGCGCTGGTGCGTGAACTGGCGCCCGTGCATGCGCCCAGCTCGGCGGTGAAGTGCGCCGTGGCGACAGCCCGGAACGTGGCCGGAGAGTCGGTCGATGTCGACGATCTGCTGGCTTCTTTTGCGCCCAGCCAGGCTTGCTGGTCCGCGCTGGATCAACTGTACGCCCGCAAAGTGATCAGCAAGAATCAGGTCCGTGACCTGATGCGGGACGCGCTTGAAAACAACCGTACTGCTCAGGCCCGACGCCTAGCGGCAATTATTTTCACCGCGCCGCAGATGAAGGATTACACCGCCTTGATGGCCTCGCCACAAAAATGGCTCGACCGTAATGTGAACAATAGTTCGGTCAATCCCGAACTGGTGTCGCTGGCCTTGTCTCGCCTGGCCCGCGGTCAGCGGGATTCGGCAGCAGCCTATATCGATCGCACCTGGGCGGGCAAGATTCCCCAGGAAAACCTGAATTGGGTCTGGGGCCAGTTTGGTCTGGTCAGTGCCTTGCGGGTGGAGGATGATGCGGCCAAATGGTATCGCCGCTCCGGTCGTACCCCCATGACGGATTACAACAACGCCTGGCAAGTGCGCGCCGAGTTGCGTCAGGCCACGATCGACTGGAAGCAGGTGGCTGCAGCCATCGATAAAATGAATGATGCGCAAAAGGCGGAGCCGGTTTGGGTGTACTGGTCAGGACGTGCGCATGCGGCCTTGGGACATAAAGACAAGGCTCGTGCCCTGTTTCAGTCCATTGTGGGAGACCTGGGTTTTTATGGGCAACTGGCAACCGAGGAGTTGGGGCTGACCCCGTCCTTGCCGGCGCAACCGCAGCCTTTGACGCCTCTGGATATGCAAGATGCTCGTACCAATGCGGGTCTGTTGCGCGCGGTGGAGCTGTTCAAGCTGGGCTGGCGTCCTGAAGCGGTTCCTGAGTGGAATTTCGCTTTGCGCGGCATGAACGACAGGCAGTTGCGTGCGGCGGCCGAATTTGCTCGCGAGCAGCATATTTACGATCGGGTGGTCAACACGTCCTTGTTGACCAAGAACGAGATCGACTTCAGCCAGCGTTTTATTGCTCCTTTCGAGGGGCGCGTGACCGAGCAGGCCAAATCCATCAATCTGGACCCAGCCTGGGTGTATGGTCTGATTCGTCAGGAATCGCGCTTTATTACCGATGCCCGCTCGGGTGTGGGGGCGTCGGGCCTGATGCAATTGATGCCCGCCACCGCCAAATGGGTGGCCAACAAGATTGATATGCACGATTTCTCGCCGGCACGGGTGAATGAGTTCGAGGTAAACACGGTATTGGGTACCAACTACCTGAACATGGTTCTGGGTCAACTGGGCGGGTCACAGGTATTGGCCTCGGCAGGTTATAACGCGGGACCTGGCCGTCCCATTCAATGGCGTTCGCGTCTGAATGGGTCGGTTGAAGGGGCCATTTTTGCGGAAACTATCCCCTTTACCGAGACACGCCTGTACGTGAAAAATGTGCTGTCCAACGCGAACTACTACGCCATGATGTTCAGTGGCCGGCCTCATTCGCTGAAGGATCGCCTGGGTGTTATTGCTCCTGGCGGAACGACGACGGCGTCCTTGCCTTGA
- the ahcY gene encoding adenosylhomocysteinase translates to MTFTDYKIADISLAEWGRRELTIAETEMPGLMATREEFAASQPLKGARIAGSLHMTIQTGVLIETLTALGAEVRWASCNIFSTQDHAAAAIAASGVPVFAVKGETLEEYWQYAHDIFDWPGEQANMILDDGGDATLLLHLGARAEKDLSVLDNPGSEEERVMFASIRARLQNDKTWYSTRLAQIKGVTEETTTGVHRLYQMAKKGELAFPAINVNDSVTKSKFDNLYGCRESLVDGIKRATDVMVAGKIAVVCGFGDVGKGCAQALAALRAQVWVTEVDPICALQASMEGYRVVTMEEAADKADIFVTATGNYHVIDRSHMERMKDQAIVCNIGHFDNEIDVASVEDLEWEEIKPQVDHIIFPDGKRIILLAKGRLVNLGCATGHPSFVMSASFTNQTIAQIELFTRGEHYEAGKVYVLPKHLDEKVARLHLKKLGVNLTTLSQAQADYINVPVQGPFKAEHYRY, encoded by the coding sequence GTGACTTTTACCGATTACAAAATTGCCGATATTTCCTTGGCTGAATGGGGCCGCCGCGAGCTGACCATTGCCGAGACCGAAATGCCTGGCCTGATGGCCACCCGCGAGGAATTTGCCGCCTCGCAGCCCCTGAAGGGCGCACGCATTGCCGGCAGTTTGCACATGACCATTCAAACCGGGGTGCTGATTGAAACCCTGACGGCTCTGGGCGCTGAAGTGCGCTGGGCCTCGTGCAATATCTTTTCCACGCAAGATCACGCTGCTGCGGCCATTGCCGCCTCCGGTGTGCCCGTGTTCGCCGTCAAGGGTGAAACCTTGGAAGAGTACTGGCAGTACGCCCACGACATTTTTGACTGGCCCGGCGAACAGGCCAACATGATTCTGGACGATGGTGGCGACGCCACCCTGTTGCTGCATCTGGGCGCCCGTGCTGAAAAAGATCTGTCCGTTCTGGACAATCCCGGCAGCGAAGAAGAGCGCGTCATGTTCGCCTCCATCCGCGCCCGTCTGCAAAACGACAAAACCTGGTATTCCACCCGCCTGGCCCAAATCAAGGGTGTGACTGAAGAGACCACCACAGGCGTGCACCGTCTGTACCAGATGGCCAAGAAAGGTGAGCTGGCTTTCCCTGCCATCAACGTGAACGACTCGGTGACCAAGTCCAAGTTCGACAACCTGTATGGCTGCCGCGAGTCCCTGGTGGACGGCATCAAGCGTGCCACGGACGTGATGGTTGCCGGCAAGATCGCGGTGGTGTGTGGCTTTGGCGACGTGGGCAAAGGGTGTGCGCAAGCGTTGGCTGCCTTGCGCGCCCAGGTTTGGGTCACCGAAGTGGACCCCATCTGCGCCCTGCAGGCCTCGATGGAAGGCTACCGCGTGGTAACCATGGAAGAAGCTGCCGACAAAGCAGACATCTTCGTGACCGCGACAGGCAACTACCATGTCATCGACCGCTCGCACATGGAACGCATGAAAGATCAGGCCATCGTGTGCAATATCGGTCACTTTGACAATGAAATCGATGTGGCCTCGGTGGAAGACCTGGAGTGGGAAGAGATCAAGCCCCAAGTCGATCACATTATTTTCCCCGACGGCAAGCGCATCATCCTGTTGGCCAAAGGTCGTTTGGTGAACCTGGGCTGCGCAACTGGGCACCCCTCGTTTGTGATGTCGGCGTCGTTCACGAACCAGACCATTGCACAAATTGAATTGTTCACCCGTGGCGAGCACTACGAAGCAGGTAAAGTATATGTACTGCCCAAGCACCTGGACGAGAAAGTAGCTCGCTTGCACCTGAAGAAACTGGGTGTGAACCTGACTACCTTATCCCAGGCGCAGGCAGATTACATCAACGTGCCTGTGCAAGGGCCCTTTAAGGCTGAGCACTACCGCTACTAA